From the Primulina tabacum isolate GXHZ01 chromosome 3, ASM2559414v2, whole genome shotgun sequence genome, one window contains:
- the LOC142539148 gene encoding chitinase 2-like, translating into MEFSQLPLRPLLLLLILLLFRPTQSASNLFREYIGAEFKNVTFSDIPINSDVEFHFIVSFAIDYTNSSSSPSPTNGEFNIFWDKDNLSPSQVSSIKSKHSNVKVAVSIGGDSVGNGYANFTVSSPSSWISNAVSSLTSILQEYNIDGIDIDYEHFKTDPQTFAYCIGELITTLKRNGVISLASIAPFDDDQVKSHYMELWRRYGHVIDYVNFQFYAYDRGTTVSQFLEYFDTQSSNYEGGKVLASFISDGSGGLSPQNGFFTACTRLKSEGKLHGIFVWCADDSKALGFRYEKQSQELLAISH; encoded by the exons ATGGAGTTCTCTCAACTTCCTCTACGTCCCCTTCTCCTTCTTCTAATACTCCTCCTCTTCCGGCCAACACAATCCGCCTCGAATCTCTTCCGAGAATACATTGGAGCAGAATTCAAGAACGTCACATTCTCCGATATTCCCATAAACTCGGACGTCGAGTTCCACTTCATCGTGTCATTCGCCATCGATTACACGAACTCATCATCGTCCCCATCTCCCACCAATGGCGAATTCAACATATTCTGGGACAAAGACAACCTCAGCCCTTCGCAGGTTTCATCCATAAAAAGCAAGCATTCCAATGTTAAAGTTGCGGTCAGTATAGGAGGAGACAGTGTGGGCAATGGCTACGCTAATTTCACTGTTTCGTCTCCCAGTTCTTGGATTTCAAACGCTGTATCCTCTCTCACAAGCATCCTACAAGAATATAACATAGACG GTATCGATATAGATTACGAGcatttcaaaaccgatcctCAAACGTTTGCATATTGCATTGGAGAGCTTATTACTACCTTAAAACGAAACGGGGTGATTTCCTTGGCGTCAATAGCCCCATTCGATGATGATCAAGTTAAGAGCCATTACATGGAACTGTGGAGAAGATACGGACACGTGATCGACTACGTAAATTTTCAGTTTTACGCTTATGATCGGGGGACAACGGTTTCACAGTTCTTGGAATATTTTGATACTCAGAGCTCAAATTATGAAGGTGGTAAGGTTCTAGCAAGTTTTATTAGTGATGGGAGTGGAGGGTTGTCCCCTCAGAACGGGTTCTTCACGGCTTGCACTAGGCTCAAGAGTGAAGGGAAACTTCATGGGATTTTTGTTTGGTGTGCAGATGATTCCAAGGCTTTGGGGTTTAGATACGAGAAGCAATCTCAAGAACTTCTTGCAATTTCGCACTAG